From Oncorhynchus tshawytscha isolate Ot180627B linkage group LG11, Otsh_v2.0, whole genome shotgun sequence, the proteins below share one genomic window:
- the bahd1 gene encoding bromo adjacent homology domain-containing 1 protein isoform X2, whose translation MKGCDDPCRYSPSDSWEQVGLPHAEAMVGGARPKLKRGRPKEVKRGSVKESNELWEEEEGRKLDLCEGDSLDCRVLLTRLESSSDEDKESCLEAPIETKEEGSHSLVRGRTKPCKSRQKTCKAYRLAPEPNNQSKVLCTLPVVESRKRRLASLNAEAVNSLLLYREHPQGSRLVNKLHSNGNLAKDTIILGHNTPIGPKVAKSDICGIGSSKTYQKTMKMEDVSLLSLYGPTPRRQASLNAAALLKITSTSFKAKHRRAKANCNQLSGVVRIKLKKRHHHEIHHSQSQVQPQLVQKCCNLCKREYFHPEPQWEGTTGGNGSIRSDIQCGSFLGYPIKSVEVPVETQATPSFCCCSQERLGEYCHRLALFLGQKSFGDDELEEHSLSKGRLLSPRSLAHPHALTIGPHPYPCFSGYYVHFAHHKTSSTLMTSMSSSPMPYPPSSVASITLCPGGVQSPKLLSPTGSHPSGISHPVYCYGEACRISRYPYRAVTTLASRGCCYNAGCSSCSHNTKLEDYSSPLEDHSPPSVPVSPTQGCLATASAPPAGQSVPHLQNPLSDPSQPRITLQVTRECPQRAKPPSSSRSGVCGDSHIRDEHQLVPVASGAAKQQRITRRRATNGWLPVGVAFEKEVFTVGEETTVLRKCFEGVQRDGEVIRVRDTVLLRSGTRKKSLPYVAKISALWKDPKSE comes from the exons ATGAAGGGATGTGATGACCCATGCAGATACAGCCCCAGTGACTCCTGGGAGCAGGTAGGTCTTCCACATGCAGAGGCCATGGTGGGGGGAGCCCGGCCAAAACTAAAAAGAGGGAGGCCCAAGGAGGTAAAGAGAGGCAGTGTGAAGGAGAGCAATGAACtgtgggaagaggaggaaggcagGAAGCTGGATCTGTGCGAGGGGGACAGCCTTGACTGTCGAGTCCTTCTCACTCGTCTGGAGTCGAGCAGTGATGAGGACAAGGAGAGCTGCTTGGAAGCTCCAATAGAGACCAAAGAAGAAGGGAGCCATAGCCTGGTGCGTGGAAGGACCAAGCCCTGCAAGTCTAGACAAAAGACCTGCAAAGCCTATCGGCTAGCGCCGGAACCAAACAATCAATCAAAAGTGTTATGCACATTACCTGTCGTGGAATCTCGCAAACGGAGGCTGGCCTCTCTCAACGCGGAGGCTGTGAATAGTCTGCTCTTATACAGAGAACATCCGCAAGGGTCCAGACTCGTAAATAAGCTACATTCCAATGGGAATCTGGCAAAGGATACAATCATTTTGGGCCATAACACCCCAATTGGTCCTAAGGTGGCAAAATCAGACATTTGTGGAATTGGAAGTTCCAAAACATACCAAAAGACTATGAAGATGGAGGATGTGAGTCTGCTGAGTCTGTACGGTCCCACCCCTCGGCGTCAGGCCAGCCTCAATGCTGCTGCTTTGCTCAAGATCACCAGCACCTCCTTCAAAGCCAAACACCGGAGGGCCAAGGCCAACTGCAACCAGCTGAGTGGGGTAGTGAGGATCAAGTTAAAGAAACGGCATCATCATGAAATCCATCACAGTCAATCCCAGGTCCAGCCACAGCTGGTTCAGAAATGCTGTAATCTCTGTAAAAGGGAATACTTCCACCCAGAACCACAGTGGGAGGGGACTACAGGGGGGAATGGCTCCATCAGATCTGACATCCAGTGTGGATCCTTCCTTGGCTACCCAATAAAGTCTGTGGAGGTACCAGTCGAGACCCAGGCGACTCCTTCTTTCTGCTGCTGCTCCCAGGAAAGGTTGGGGGAGTACTGCCACCGACTGGCCCTGTTCCTTGGCCAAAAGAGCTTCGGTGACGACGAACTTGAGGAGCATTCGCTCTCCAAGGGCCGCCTCCTCTCTCCCCGTTCCCTTGCCCACCCACATGCCCTGACCATAGGCCCCCACCCTTACCCATGTTTCTCAGGCTATTATGTCCACTTTGCCCACCACAAGACCTCCTCTACCCTCATGACCTCCATGAGCTCCAGCCCCATGCCCTACCCGCCCTCTTCTGTGGCCTCCATCACATTGTGCCCTGGTGGGGTCCAGAGTCCCAAGCTGCTGTCCCCGACCGGCTCCCACCCCTCAGGAATCTCCCACCCGGTCTACTGCTATGGAGAAGCCTGCAGAATCAGTCGCTACCCCTACAGAGCAGTAACAACCCTCGCCAGCAGGGGGTGCTGCTATAATGCAGGTTGCTCCAGCTGCAGCCATAACACCAAGTTGG AAGACTACTCCTCGCCTTTGGAGGACCACAGCCCCCCCTCTGTCCCAGTTTCCCCCACACAAGGCTGCCTTGCCACCGCCAGCGCTCCCCCAGCCGGCCAATCAGTGCCCCACCTCCAGAACCCTCTATCGGACCCCAGCCAACCGAGGATTACTCTGCAAGTGACCCGGGAGTGTCCTCAGCGTGCAAAGCCACCCAGCAGCTCTCGGTCTGGGGTATGTGGTGACTCCCATATTCGAGACGAGCATCAGCTGGTGCCTGTCGCCAGCGGAGCTGCCAAGCAGCAGAGGATCACCCGTCGCCGGGCAACCAATGGCTGGCTGCCCGTGGGCGTGGCCTTCgagaaggaggttttcactgtG GGGGAAGAGACGACAGTGTTGCGCAAATGTTTCGAAGGAGTACAGCGGGATGGGGAGGTCATTCGGGTTCGAGACACAGTCCTTCTGCGCTCCGGTACCAGGAAGAAGTCTCTGCCCTACGTAGCCAAAATCTCAGCCCTGTGGAAGGACCCCAAATCAG AATGA
- the bahd1 gene encoding bromo adjacent homology domain-containing 1 protein isoform X1, protein MKGCDDPCRYSPSDSWEQVGLPHAEAMVGGARPKLKRGRPKEVKRGSVKESNELWEEEEGRKLDLCEGDSLDCRVLLTRLESSSDEDKESCLEAPIETKEEGSHSLVRGRTKPCKSRQKTCKAYRLAPEPNNQSKVLCTLPVVESRKRRLASLNAEAVNSLLLYREHPQGSRLVNKLHSNGNLAKDTIILGHNTPIGPKVAKSDICGIGSSKTYQKTMKMEDVSLLSLYGPTPRRQASLNAAALLKITSTSFKAKHRRAKANCNQLSGVVRIKLKKRHHHEIHHSQSQVQPQLVQKCCNLCKREYFHPEPQWEGTTGGNGSIRSDIQCGSFLGYPIKSVEVPVETQATPSFCCCSQERLGEYCHRLALFLGQKSFGDDELEEHSLSKGRLLSPRSLAHPHALTIGPHPYPCFSGYYVHFAHHKTSSTLMTSMSSSPMPYPPSSVASITLCPGGVQSPKLLSPTGSHPSGISHPVYCYGEACRISRYPYRAVTTLASRGCCYNAGCSSCSHNTKLEDYSSPLEDHSPPSVPVSPTQGCLATASAPPAGQSVPHLQNPLSDPSQPRITLQVTRECPQRAKPPSSSRSGVCGDSHIRDEHQLVPVASGAAKQQRITRRRATNGWLPVGVAFEKEVFTVGEETTVLRKCFEGVQRDGEVIRVRDTVLLRSGTRKKSLPYVAKISALWKDPKSGEMMMSLFWFYRPEHTQGGRNPNTHCENEIFASRHQDENSVACIEDKCYVLTLAQYCRYCALVTRRGEDLPESTTRMVPPSVEYAVPAHCCVPTDIDPDLVFMCRHVYDFRYGRILKSLQ, encoded by the exons ATGAAGGGATGTGATGACCCATGCAGATACAGCCCCAGTGACTCCTGGGAGCAGGTAGGTCTTCCACATGCAGAGGCCATGGTGGGGGGAGCCCGGCCAAAACTAAAAAGAGGGAGGCCCAAGGAGGTAAAGAGAGGCAGTGTGAAGGAGAGCAATGAACtgtgggaagaggaggaaggcagGAAGCTGGATCTGTGCGAGGGGGACAGCCTTGACTGTCGAGTCCTTCTCACTCGTCTGGAGTCGAGCAGTGATGAGGACAAGGAGAGCTGCTTGGAAGCTCCAATAGAGACCAAAGAAGAAGGGAGCCATAGCCTGGTGCGTGGAAGGACCAAGCCCTGCAAGTCTAGACAAAAGACCTGCAAAGCCTATCGGCTAGCGCCGGAACCAAACAATCAATCAAAAGTGTTATGCACATTACCTGTCGTGGAATCTCGCAAACGGAGGCTGGCCTCTCTCAACGCGGAGGCTGTGAATAGTCTGCTCTTATACAGAGAACATCCGCAAGGGTCCAGACTCGTAAATAAGCTACATTCCAATGGGAATCTGGCAAAGGATACAATCATTTTGGGCCATAACACCCCAATTGGTCCTAAGGTGGCAAAATCAGACATTTGTGGAATTGGAAGTTCCAAAACATACCAAAAGACTATGAAGATGGAGGATGTGAGTCTGCTGAGTCTGTACGGTCCCACCCCTCGGCGTCAGGCCAGCCTCAATGCTGCTGCTTTGCTCAAGATCACCAGCACCTCCTTCAAAGCCAAACACCGGAGGGCCAAGGCCAACTGCAACCAGCTGAGTGGGGTAGTGAGGATCAAGTTAAAGAAACGGCATCATCATGAAATCCATCACAGTCAATCCCAGGTCCAGCCACAGCTGGTTCAGAAATGCTGTAATCTCTGTAAAAGGGAATACTTCCACCCAGAACCACAGTGGGAGGGGACTACAGGGGGGAATGGCTCCATCAGATCTGACATCCAGTGTGGATCCTTCCTTGGCTACCCAATAAAGTCTGTGGAGGTACCAGTCGAGACCCAGGCGACTCCTTCTTTCTGCTGCTGCTCCCAGGAAAGGTTGGGGGAGTACTGCCACCGACTGGCCCTGTTCCTTGGCCAAAAGAGCTTCGGTGACGACGAACTTGAGGAGCATTCGCTCTCCAAGGGCCGCCTCCTCTCTCCCCGTTCCCTTGCCCACCCACATGCCCTGACCATAGGCCCCCACCCTTACCCATGTTTCTCAGGCTATTATGTCCACTTTGCCCACCACAAGACCTCCTCTACCCTCATGACCTCCATGAGCTCCAGCCCCATGCCCTACCCGCCCTCTTCTGTGGCCTCCATCACATTGTGCCCTGGTGGGGTCCAGAGTCCCAAGCTGCTGTCCCCGACCGGCTCCCACCCCTCAGGAATCTCCCACCCGGTCTACTGCTATGGAGAAGCCTGCAGAATCAGTCGCTACCCCTACAGAGCAGTAACAACCCTCGCCAGCAGGGGGTGCTGCTATAATGCAGGTTGCTCCAGCTGCAGCCATAACACCAAGTTGG AAGACTACTCCTCGCCTTTGGAGGACCACAGCCCCCCCTCTGTCCCAGTTTCCCCCACACAAGGCTGCCTTGCCACCGCCAGCGCTCCCCCAGCCGGCCAATCAGTGCCCCACCTCCAGAACCCTCTATCGGACCCCAGCCAACCGAGGATTACTCTGCAAGTGACCCGGGAGTGTCCTCAGCGTGCAAAGCCACCCAGCAGCTCTCGGTCTGGGGTATGTGGTGACTCCCATATTCGAGACGAGCATCAGCTGGTGCCTGTCGCCAGCGGAGCTGCCAAGCAGCAGAGGATCACCCGTCGCCGGGCAACCAATGGCTGGCTGCCCGTGGGCGTGGCCTTCgagaaggaggttttcactgtG GGGGAAGAGACGACAGTGTTGCGCAAATGTTTCGAAGGAGTACAGCGGGATGGGGAGGTCATTCGGGTTCGAGACACAGTCCTTCTGCGCTCCGGTACCAGGAAGAAGTCTCTGCCCTACGTAGCCAAAATCTCAGCCCTGTGGAAGGACCCCAAATCAG GAGAGATGATGATGAGCCTGTTTTGGTTCTACCgcccagaacacacacagggaggacgAAATCCCAACACACACTGTGAG AATGAAATTTTTGCATCTCGGCATCAGGACGAAAACAGTGTGGCCTGCATTGAAGACAAGTGCTACGTGTTGACGTTAGCACAGTACTGTAG ATATTGTGCTTTGGTGACTCGTCGGGGGGAGGATCTCCCTGAAAGTACCACCAGAATGGTGCCGCCTTCTGTCGAATACGCCGTCCCTGCCCACTGCTGCGTGCCAACGGACATCGACCCCGACCTGGTGTTCATGTGTCGCCACGTCTACGACTTCCGCTATGGACGCATCCTGAAGAGTCTGCAGTAG